The following are from one region of the Salvelinus fontinalis isolate EN_2023a chromosome 5, ASM2944872v1, whole genome shotgun sequence genome:
- the LOC129854922 gene encoding secretory carrier-associated membrane protein 5-like has product MAENNFPPLPGFIPLKPCFYQDFNEIPDVHRSICKKLYYLWIFNSATLAVNLIGCLAWMCGGGGATNFGMAILWLILFTPCSYVCWFRPIYKAFKTDSSFNFMAFFFVFMAQVVISIIQCIGIPGWGVCGWLATITFFSTNIGSAVVMLIPTIMFTAMAVLSFTGLTKVHNMYRGTGGSMSKAQEEWTTGAWKNPHVQQAAQQAAVGVAQGAMQQQQPQYSQAPTYNYDDPGM; this is encoded by the exons ATGGCAG AAAACAATTTCCCTCCCCTGCCTGGCTTCATCCCTCTGAAGCCGTGTTTCTATCAGGACTTCAACGAGATCCCAGATGTACACCGCTCCATCTGCAAGAAGCTCTACTATCTATGGATCT TCAACAGTGCCACCTTGGCGGTCAATCTGATTGGCTGCCTGGCGTGGATGTGCGGCGGGGGCGGAGCCACTAACTTTGGCATGGCCATTCTGTGGCTCATCCTGTTCACCCCCTGTTCCTACGTGTGCTGGTTCAGACCCATCTACAAGGCCTTCAA gaCTGACAGCTCGTTCAACTTCATGGCGTTCTTCTTCGTGTTCATGGCCCAGGTGGTGATCAGCATCATCCAGTGTATAGGCATTCCAGGCTGGGGCGTCTG tggctggctggctaccaTCACCTTCTTTAGCACCAATATAGGCTCCGCTGTAGTCATGCtgatccccaccatcatgttcacTGCCATGGCTGTCCTCTCCTTCACCGGGCTCACCAAG GTGCACAACATGTACCGTGGCACTGGGGGCAGTATGAGTAAAGCCCAAGAGGAGTGGACCACCGGGGCCTGGAAGAACCCTCACGTCCAGCAGGCAGCGCAGCAGGCTGCTGTGGGGGTGGCGCAGGGAGCCATGCAGCAGCAACAGCCCCAGTACTCACAGGCACCCACCTACAATTACGACGACCCGGGCATGTag
- the LOC129854921 gene encoding protein mono-ADP-ribosyltransferase PARP16-like, protein MQPPLPPDEVRELVCSCLHRDPVAADLRCSLFVAAAQSYKRDSLLRPYPPRYIRDTDTKEFDELLSDVSSLPGVRELVRLRPGKADHHLALTHWVLFSKSFAVKTLQKDEYVKLCNLTEAEGISTPVPDFLFELEYCDQMNVKFEKTRAGRDLFYAFHGSRLENFHSIIHNGLHCHLNKTSLFGEGTYLTSDLSMAVLYSPHGNGWGDSLLGPLLSCVAMCEVIDHPDVKCQVKRKDSETIDRQRSRARNSEGGEVPQKYFVVTNNQLLRVKYLLVYSQRRHLSRHSQGRSWLVRHHFAIMMSLYLLLLIFIGTFNSTTFLSFWNRLFR, encoded by the exons ATGCAGCCGCCACTCCCGCCAGATGAAGTCAGAGAGCTGGTGTGTTCCTGTCTTCACAGGGACCCAGTAGCTGCTGACCTGAGATGCAGCCTGTTTGTTGCTGCTGCTCAGAGCTACAAGAGGGACTCACTGCTCAGACCCTACCCCCCCAGATATATCAGAGACACTGACACCAAGGAGTTTGATGAGCTG CTGTCAGATGTGAGCAGTTTGCCTGGTGTGAGGGAGCTGGTGAGATTGAGACCTGGCAAAGCTGACCATCATCTGGCCCTCACACACTGGGTTCTCTTCTCCAAGAGCTTCGCTGTGAAGACACTACAGAAAGACGAG TATGTCAAGCTCTGTAACCTGACAGAGGCTGAGGGGATCTCTACGCCGGTCCCGGACTTCCTGTTTGAGCTAGAGTACTGCGACCAGATGAACGTTAAGTTTGAGAAGACGCGGGCGGGACGTGACCTCTTCTATGCATTCCACGGCAGCCGACTGGAGAACTTCCATTCTATCATACACAACGGACTACACTGCCACCTCAACAAG ACGTCATTGTTCGGAGAGGGCACCTACCTCACCAGTGACCTCAGCATGGCGGTCCTCTACAGTCCCCATGGCAACGGTTGGGGCGACAGCCTCCTGGGACCGTTGCTAAGCTGTGTCGCCATGTGTGAGGTCATTGACCACCCAGACGTCAAGTGCCAGGTAAAGAGGAAAG ACTCTGAGACCATTGACCGGCAGCGATCCAGAGCCAGgaacagtgaaggaggagaggtcCCTCAGAAGTACTTTGTGGTCACCAACAATCAGCTGCTCCGAGTCAAATACTTGCTAGTGTACTCTCAGAGAAGACACCTGTCCAG ACATTCCCAGGGCAGGTCGTGGCTGGTCAGACATCACTTTGCCATTATGATGAGTCTCTACCTACTGCTTCTCATCTTCATCGGTACCTTCAACTCCACCACATTCCTCTCCTTCTGGAACCGGCTCTTCCGGTGA
- the LOC129854920 gene encoding cysteine-rich motor neuron 1 protein-like encodes MINSHCHTQMWLLVVAVAASLGVSGSETSHRSEAQSQTLQALHCPPCERIHCTHRRALKLQCKGGLTTGVCGCCPACARTAGESCGGTWDYLGKCDEGLVCVYQDSVSEAEGKPDAGERKGICKAVLETLDVESCRPECTWEYCQANPNEVCSARSVSLEKQECHGTCQHTSCSSCLVLRPPSSASCPQTCAPSDPTCLQRFGRCVHNHLAEPHRHHHHHHPICHHNLQSNAEGYFVCLVPGCLN; translated from the exons ATGATCAACAGTCATTGTCATACACAGATGTGGCTgttggtagtagcagtagcagcatcaCTGGGGGTGTCAGGGTCAGAGACCTCACACCGATCCGAGGCCCAGTCCCAGACCCTCCAGGCCCTCCACTGTCCGCCCTGTGAGAGGATCCATTGCACCCACCGCCGGGCCCTGAAGCTCCAGTGTAAAGGTGGCCTGACCACAGGGGTCTGCGGCTGCTGCCCAGCCTGTGCCAGGACGGCTGGGGAGAGCTGTGGTGGGACTTGGGACTACCTGGGAAAGTGTGACGAGGGGCTGGTGTGTGTCTACCAGGACTCTGTCTCGGAAGCTGAGGGAAAACCAGACGCAGGGGAACGTAAAGGTATCTGTAAAGCAG TGCTGGAGACCCTGGATGTGGAGTCCTGTCGCCCAGAATGCACCTGGGAGTACTGTCAGGCCAATCCTAATGAGGTGTGCTCTGCCAG GTCAGTGTCCCTGGAGAAGCAAGAGTGTCATGGTACCTGCCAGCACACGTCATGCTCCAGCTGTCTTGTCTTGAGACCCCCATCCTCAGCCTCCTGCCCACAGACCTGTGCCCCCTCAGACCCCACCTGCCTGCAACGCTTTGGGAGGTGTGTTCACAACCACCTGGCCGAGCCCCAccgtcaccaccaccaccaccaccccatctgCCACCACAACCTACAG AGTAATGCGGAGGGGTATTTTGTGTGCTTGGTGCCTGGATGTCTGAACTGA